In one window of Arctopsyche grandis isolate Sample6627 chromosome 6, ASM5162203v2, whole genome shotgun sequence DNA:
- the Ns4 gene encoding nucleostemin 4 isoform X2, whose amino-acid sequence MPRKKVPFSGKAKRQQLQKKKMGKNSNYLMTRAKESSEEDGQDITRSYIHKGQTNRYALKLNRETDAEVEEKKELAKKQIIRLDETCLEITSDKYFPAGLTFPRRPPWNFDMSRLELDSRENRYFTQYLSELHKTFEKGDSISIDRNIENWRQLWRVTEMSDILLLVVDIRFPNLIFPPSLYDYVVGYLHKHMVVVLNKIDLAPPSLVAAWKHYFTKQYPKLKIVLFTSFPSYNLRDGGGSASGIKIKRRKGKQKMAAEGAQKLQEACQTLVKDELDLSLWKHKILEEMNFEYEDIVIDKVVNQNEDTSYFQHQRFKEGILTIGCVGQPNVGKSSLINALMGRKVVSVSRTPGHTKHFQTIFLTSNVRLCDCPGLVFPSTVSKVLQVLMGSFPIAQLREPYTTIKYLAERMDLVKLLKITHPSKEEEWSAMDICEAWATKRGFFTAKAARPDTHRASNHLLRMALSGQISLCFMPPGYVAEKCMYSFSFILHIYKGLTGKFNALSWPIIIQTSINNYMYT is encoded by the exons ATGCCGAGGAAGAAGGTTCCGTTCAGCGGCAAAGCCAAGAGGCAGCAACTACAAAAGAAGAAGATGG GTAAGAACTCCAACTATTTAATGACGAGAGCCAAAGAATCATCGGAAGAAGACGGACAAGATATCACCAGATCTTACATACACAAAGGCCAAACGAATAGATATGCTTTGAAATTAAACCGAGAGACCGACGCCGAAGTAGAAGAAAAGAAAGAATTAGCCAa AAAACAAATCATACGCTTGGACGAGACTTGTTTGGAAATAACGAGCGACAAGTATTTCCCGGCCGGCTTGACTTTTCCACGAAGACCTCCGTGGAATTTCGACATGTCACGTTTGGAATTAGACAGTAGGGAAAATCGATATTTTACG CAATATTTATCTGAGCTTCACAAGACTTTCGAAAAAGGAGATTCGATCAGCATCGATCGTAATATAGAGAATTGGAGACAACTTTGGCGAGTCACAGAGATGTCCGATATATTGCTATTAGTCGTCGATATCAGATTTCCA AATTTGATTTTCCCTCCGTCTCTGTACGATTACGTGGTGGGTTACTTGCACAAGCACATGGTAGTCGTCTTGAACAAAATTGATCTGGCGCCCCCATCATTAGTGGCAGCTTGGAAACATTACTTCACGAAACAATATCCCAAATTGAAAATCGTATTGTTCACGTCGTTTCCTTCCTATAATTTGAGAGATGGAGGTGGATCTGCGTCTG GCATCAAAATCAAAAGGCGAAAGGGCAAACAGAAGATGGCAGCTGAAGGCGCGCAAAAGTTACAAGAAGCGTGTCAGACCCTAGTCAAAGACGAACTAGACCTATCACTTTGGAAGCACAAGATCCTCGAAGAGATGAACTTCGAATACGAAGATATAGTCATCGATAAGGTCGTCAACCAGAACGAAGACACGTCTTATTTTCAACATCAGCGGTTCAAAGAAGGCATTTTGACCATAGGATGTGTCGGACAACCGAACGTTGGGAAGTCGTCTCTAATCAACGCGCTGATGGGACGCAAAGTGGTGTCCGTTTCGAGGACTCCAGGACACACCAAGCACTTCCAGACTATATTCCTGACTTCCAATGTGAGGCTGTGTGATTGTCCCGGTTTGGTCTTCCCATCGACCGTGTCCAAGGTGCTGCAGGTTCTCATGGGCTCGTTTCCCATTGCGCAACTGCGCGAGCCCTACACAACCATCAAGTACTTGGCGGAGCGAATGGATTTGGTCAAGTTGTTGAAGATCACTCATCCGAGTAAGGAGGAAGAGTGGTCAGCTATGGATATCTGTGAAGCTTGGGCTACAAAGAGGGGATTTTTCACGGCTAAAGCCGCAAGGCCTGACACTCATAGGGCTTCTAATCACTTGCTGAGGATGGCGTTGTCTGGACAAATTTCACTGTGCTTCATGCCACCTGGCTATGTTgctgaaaaatgtatgtactcattttcatttattttacatatatacaaaggcctaacaggtaaattcaatgcgctttcctggccaataataatacaaacatcgataaacaattatatgtataca